The Clostridium sp. DL-VIII DNA window TTATTGCGTTACTACTGCAAAGGAACAAATCACAAGTAAGTTGCTGCCTTCTTATAGCTTGTTTTTCGTCTTTCGAAAGTGCAGGGTTATTGTGATCTAGGACAATTGCCTTTTTATCTAACGCCTTTTTTTGAATTCCCATTTCATAAATTGTTGCTGAACCGCCAAAACCGATTTTATCTCCTTCTTTGATGTAATCCATAATATATGTAGTTGCCTCCACTGAAGTTTCAAAATAAATTGCATCAAAGAAATTGTCTTTTAGAGATTCCACAACCCGTTCTCCAATTACTTTATCATGCCATTTTTTATTATCCATTATTATTCCTCCTGATTATATATAGTTTTATTAACTTATTGTCATGGACTCCAAGTGATTTTAATTATAATATTGATATTTTTAATATTTATATAATTTAATTACTCTCCTTTGCACATTTATGATATCATAGGGTATTGTATTAGTAAAATTAATAGTTTTGATTACATCGTTCGAAATAATCGATCGATATGCAATGTCGTAACATAACACTTACCTTAGGCGTAAAACTAGTTCGTTCATTAATTGGGTACCGACAGCAAAATGCGAATTTACAACGTTAAGGAATAAAAAGCTGTAAATTGAATAATCAGTTTTATTTATAGCATAAAAATAAAAAGGCAATAATGCCTTTTTCAGATTGTAGACAAAAAGCATTTTCTTCTCGGTAAGAAAATGCTTTTTGTTAATTTTAAGATGTTATTTATTAAGATTTTTCCTAATAAA harbors:
- a CDS encoding lactate utilization protein; the encoded protein is MDNKKWHDKVIGERVVESLKDNFFDAIYFETSVEATTYIMDYIKEGDKIGFGGSATIYEMGIQKKALDKKAIVLDHNNPALSKDEKQAIRRQQLTCDLFLCSSNAITLDGELVNIDCVGNRVSAMTFGPQKVIIAAGVNKICRDTEEAFNRNETIAAPLNIKKLNWDNPCIKTGVCMDCHSSTRGCRVYSVIKRKPLQSNITVLVIGEELGY